The following proteins are encoded in a genomic region of Natrinema sp. DC36:
- a CDS encoding DUF4212 domain-containing protein, which translates to MPDNNTHDSADKQAATDGGVAGQASQAHRNTDYLNSEVNLLNPSTPFMRDHLRVVWTGFVIWVIAVWGPVTMTYLATDMMTVEMPVLGFPLHYFLVAFGAPTSALILSFWYSRKRDALDAKYGIEHPTIDDETGGEAAAAADGGVDE; encoded by the coding sequence ATGCCAGATAATAACACTCACGATTCGGCTGACAAACAGGCTGCAACGGACGGTGGCGTGGCTGGACAGGCCAGCCAGGCTCACCGAAACACCGACTATCTCAATTCGGAGGTGAATCTCCTGAATCCGAGCACACCGTTCATGCGCGACCACCTACGTGTGGTCTGGACGGGCTTCGTCATCTGGGTCATCGCCGTATGGGGCCCGGTGACGATGACGTACTTGGCGACTGATATGATGACGGTCGAGATGCCAGTTCTGGGCTTCCCGCTCCACTACTTCCTGGTCGCGTTCGGCGCACCGACCAGTGCGCTGATCCTGTCGTTCTGGTACTCGCGCAAACGCGACGCGCTCGATGCCAAGTACGGCATCGAGCACCCGACCATCGATGACGAGACCGGCGGCGAAGCCGCTGCAGCCGCCGACGGAGGTGTCGACGAATGA
- the acs gene encoding acetate--CoA ligase: protein MSQDNADLEARLEEQEAFEPPESFVEQANVTDQGIYEEFEENWPECWERAADLLSWDEEYDTVLEDGNAPFYEWFTGGELNASYNCLDRHVEEGRGDSVAIEWEGELGETRTYTYDELLDEVEDFAATLRDLGVEEDDIVTLYMPMVPELPIAMLACARIGAPHSVVFAGFSADALATRMNSADSEHLVTCDGYYRRGDALDHISKTNEGLEGVEHEVSDVVVVDRLGDDLDHELADNQHDYDELVADHEGSTVEPVPRDAEDMLFLMYTSGTTGQPKGVKHTTGGYLAYTAWTSHAVLDIEADDTYWCSADIGWITGHSYIVYGPMALGTTSVMYEGTPDYPDKDRLWEIVEKNEVDIFYTAPTAIRAFMKWGAEYTENHDISSLRLLGTVGEPINPRAWKWYYKHIGNEECPIVDTWWQTETGGMMITTLPGVNTMKPGSAGPPLPGIDARVVDAQGDEVDAGQAGYVTVNNPWPGMLRTLYDNDERFLEEYWQEYSDEEADEWVYFPEDGAKIDEDDYITILGRVDDVINVSGHRLGTMEIESSVVGVEGIAEAAVVGGDHEVKGEAVYVYAIPEDGYEDRHDELEEKAMSAVLDSIGPIAKPEEIAFTHELPKTRSGKIMRRLLEDIASGNELGNTSTLRNPEVVDEIAEQVSKD from the coding sequence ATGTCACAGGACAATGCCGATCTCGAGGCGCGACTCGAAGAACAGGAGGCGTTCGAGCCTCCCGAGTCGTTCGTCGAGCAGGCAAACGTCACTGATCAGGGGATCTACGAGGAGTTCGAGGAGAACTGGCCGGAGTGTTGGGAGCGTGCCGCCGACCTCCTCTCGTGGGACGAGGAGTACGATACGGTTCTCGAGGACGGGAACGCCCCGTTCTACGAGTGGTTCACCGGCGGTGAACTCAACGCGTCGTACAACTGCCTCGACCGACACGTCGAGGAGGGGCGGGGCGACAGCGTCGCCATCGAGTGGGAAGGCGAACTCGGCGAGACGCGCACGTACACCTACGACGAGCTGCTCGACGAGGTCGAGGACTTCGCGGCGACGCTGCGAGACCTCGGCGTCGAGGAGGACGACATCGTCACGCTGTACATGCCGATGGTTCCGGAGCTACCGATCGCCATGCTGGCCTGTGCCCGCATCGGCGCACCGCACAGCGTCGTCTTCGCCGGCTTCTCGGCCGACGCGCTGGCCACCCGGATGAACTCCGCGGACAGCGAGCACCTCGTCACCTGCGACGGGTACTACCGCCGCGGCGACGCGCTCGATCACATTTCGAAGACAAACGAGGGCCTCGAAGGCGTCGAGCACGAGGTCTCCGACGTCGTGGTCGTCGACCGACTGGGCGACGATCTCGATCACGAGCTCGCGGACAACCAGCACGACTACGACGAACTCGTGGCCGACCACGAGGGGTCGACGGTCGAACCGGTCCCGCGCGACGCCGAGGACATGCTGTTCCTGATGTACACGTCGGGAACGACCGGTCAGCCGAAGGGGGTCAAACACACCACCGGCGGCTACCTCGCGTACACGGCCTGGACGAGCCACGCGGTACTGGATATCGAGGCCGACGACACCTACTGGTGCTCGGCCGACATCGGGTGGATCACCGGCCACTCCTACATCGTCTACGGACCGATGGCGCTCGGCACGACGAGCGTGATGTACGAGGGGACCCCCGACTACCCCGACAAGGACCGGCTGTGGGAGATCGTCGAGAAGAACGAGGTCGACATCTTCTACACCGCGCCGACGGCCATCCGCGCGTTCATGAAGTGGGGCGCCGAGTACACGGAGAACCACGACATCTCGAGCCTCCGCTTGCTCGGCACCGTGGGAGAACCGATCAACCCGCGCGCGTGGAAATGGTACTACAAGCACATCGGTAACGAGGAGTGCCCGATCGTCGACACCTGGTGGCAGACGGAGACCGGGGGGATGATGATCACGACGCTGCCGGGGGTCAACACCATGAAACCCGGCTCGGCGGGGCCGCCGCTGCCGGGGATCGACGCCCGCGTCGTCGACGCGCAGGGCGATGAAGTCGACGCCGGACAGGCCGGCTACGTGACGGTCAACAACCCCTGGCCCGGCATGCTTCGCACGCTGTACGACAACGACGAGCGCTTCCTCGAGGAGTACTGGCAGGAGTACTCCGACGAGGAGGCCGACGAGTGGGTCTACTTCCCCGAGGACGGTGCGAAGATCGACGAAGACGACTACATCACCATCCTCGGCCGGGTCGACGACGTGATCAACGTCTCCGGCCACCGGCTGGGAACGATGGAGATCGAGTCGTCCGTCGTGGGCGTCGAAGGGATCGCCGAAGCCGCCGTCGTCGGCGGCGACCACGAGGTCAAAGGCGAGGCCGTCTACGTCTACGCCATCCCCGAGGACGGCTACGAGGACCGGCACGACGAACTCGAGGAGAAGGCCATGTCGGCCGTCCTCGACTCGATCGGGCCGATCGCCAAGCCCGAGGAGATCGCCTTCACGCACGAACTGCCCAAAACGCGCTCGGGCAAGATCATGCGCCGGCTGTTAGAGGATATCGCGAGCGGGAACGAACTCGGGAACACCTCGACGCTGCGCAACCCCGAGGTCGTCGACGAGATCGCAGAGCAAGTGTCGAAAGACTAA
- a CDS encoding bacterio-opsin activator domain-containing protein produces the protein MSLEGGTETVLERREYESLLDAAETYREALVIRLCGDVGLRPPELTRLTIGDIEQVRIDPPRYLIRVSTDDGTRDRTAYLPTRVERELRRYARSNDLSTDDRIFSVTTRRLQMLVSDVADRASELADEPGLSDASTSDLRQYFAHTALVEHDVNPRVVKTAGGWRSFEALESYLPEPTDTEIVDAFDAVERPSGADRGRSGGRSGPVVGDDSVIRLLLAASDRYALLRLDADGYVERWNRSAAAMFGYRAGEIVGTHVSTFYPDSAVEDGAPERALSRALEESGTETDGWRVHEDGSQFRATEVVSPLRDDRGDHRGFAVFVRDVTAAHEELAAAREQRDELDGLYAVANQHRAVTHALLDSTDHEEVETATCGALADGRAYEFAWIDRATVSDRRREWRASSGIDPDAVERVSPDEWDDEESIAALSDANAVSDNRYGERTVLVADDVTATLKTDVFENDAFEGAVARIPLAYGDTVYGTLSVATERSAAFGDDERAWLATIGRQVGYAIAAIRRRNLLLSDRVTELEVACRDGRSFFVDVSRRLDCRFELDSLVPIDESTQLYYVRLEDASPADVFDLADDEPGIEDCRLVETDEDGWRIEVVVDGSCPIVTLTEYGVTVHEAVFEGGTATITGDCAVDADLRTIVDGLRSAFPDSELVGKRETERPVQTAREFREGLEDRLTDRQEAALRAAYFGGYYDWPRESTAEEVADAMGVSSPTLHNHLRKGQHELLRTFFDDPAE, from the coding sequence ATGAGCCTCGAGGGGGGAACCGAGACGGTACTCGAGCGTCGGGAGTACGAGTCGCTTCTCGACGCCGCCGAAACCTATCGCGAGGCGCTGGTGATCCGCCTCTGTGGCGACGTCGGGCTCCGACCGCCCGAGCTGACGCGGCTCACGATCGGCGATATCGAGCAGGTCCGGATCGATCCGCCGCGGTACCTGATTCGCGTGTCGACCGACGACGGCACGCGGGACCGGACCGCGTACCTGCCGACCCGCGTCGAGCGCGAACTCCGACGATACGCCCGGAGTAACGATCTTTCGACCGACGATCGGATCTTTTCGGTCACGACCCGTCGGCTCCAGATGCTGGTCTCGGACGTGGCCGACCGAGCGAGCGAACTGGCCGACGAGCCCGGGCTCTCCGACGCCTCCACGAGCGACCTCCGGCAGTACTTCGCTCACACCGCCCTGGTCGAGCACGACGTTAACCCCCGCGTCGTCAAGACTGCGGGCGGCTGGCGCAGTTTCGAGGCCCTCGAATCCTATTTGCCCGAGCCGACGGACACCGAGATCGTCGACGCGTTTGACGCCGTCGAACGACCGTCGGGGGCCGACCGCGGACGATCGGGCGGTCGATCCGGTCCGGTGGTGGGCGACGACAGCGTCATCCGCCTGTTGCTGGCCGCGAGCGACCGATACGCGCTGCTCCGACTCGACGCGGACGGCTACGTCGAACGCTGGAACCGCAGCGCGGCCGCGATGTTCGGCTACCGGGCCGGCGAGATCGTCGGCACGCACGTCTCGACGTTCTATCCCGACAGCGCCGTCGAGGACGGCGCTCCCGAGCGAGCGCTCTCTCGGGCCCTCGAGGAATCCGGCACCGAGACCGACGGGTGGCGCGTCCACGAGGACGGGTCGCAGTTCCGTGCGACCGAGGTCGTCTCGCCGCTGCGGGACGATCGGGGGGACCATCGGGGGTTCGCCGTCTTCGTCCGCGACGTTACGGCCGCACACGAGGAACTGGCGGCCGCGCGCGAGCAACGCGACGAACTCGATGGGCTGTATGCCGTCGCCAACCAGCACCGCGCCGTGACTCACGCGCTGCTCGATTCGACCGATCACGAGGAGGTCGAGACGGCGACCTGTGGGGCGCTCGCCGACGGCCGAGCCTACGAGTTCGCGTGGATCGACCGCGCGACGGTGTCGGACCGTCGCCGCGAGTGGCGCGCGTCCAGTGGGATCGATCCCGACGCGGTCGAGCGGGTCTCCCCCGACGAGTGGGACGACGAGGAGTCGATCGCCGCCCTCTCAGACGCGAACGCGGTGTCCGATAATCGTTACGGGGAGCGGACCGTACTCGTCGCAGACGACGTGACGGCGACGCTCAAGACCGATGTGTTCGAGAACGACGCGTTCGAGGGCGCCGTCGCCCGGATCCCGCTTGCGTACGGCGATACCGTCTACGGGACGCTCTCGGTCGCGACCGAGCGCTCGGCGGCGTTCGGAGACGACGAACGCGCGTGGCTCGCGACGATCGGCCGGCAGGTCGGCTACGCGATCGCTGCCATCCGCCGGCGGAACCTCTTGCTATCCGACCGGGTGACCGAACTCGAGGTCGCCTGCCGCGACGGTCGGTCGTTCTTCGTCGACGTCTCGCGCCGACTCGACTGCCGGTTCGAACTCGACTCGCTGGTCCCGATCGACGAGTCGACGCAGCTCTACTACGTCCGCCTCGAGGACGCGTCGCCGGCCGACGTCTTCGACCTCGCCGACGACGAGCCCGGGATCGAGGACTGTCGGCTGGTTGAGACCGATGAGGACGGCTGGCGAATCGAAGTCGTCGTCGACGGTTCCTGTCCTATCGTGACGCTCACGGAGTACGGCGTCACGGTTCACGAAGCGGTCTTCGAGGGCGGAACGGCGACGATCACCGGCGACTGCGCCGTCGACGCGGACCTTCGGACCATCGTCGACGGTCTCCGATCCGCGTTCCCGGACTCCGAACTGGTCGGCAAACGCGAGACCGAGCGGCCCGTCCAGACCGCTCGCGAGTTCCGAGAGGGGCTCGAGGATCGACTGACGGACCGACAGGAAGCCGCGCTCCGAGCGGCGTATTTCGGCGGCTACTACGACTGGCCCCGGGAGAGCACGGCCGAGGAAGTCGCGGACGCGATGGGCGTCTCATCGCCGACGCTGCACAACCACCTGCGGAAGGGCCAACACGAGTTGCTTCGGACGTTCTTCGACGATCCGGCCGAGTAG
- the acs gene encoding acetate--CoA ligase, translating to MVERNGPDRDASAPTGSPHSPPDSFIEQANVTDPTLHESFETNWPDCWTRAADLLSWDEPYDTVLEAEDAPFYRWFADGRLNASYNCLDRHLESGRKNHAAIRWEGKQGERRTYTYRDLYVEVNELAAALRDLGVAEDDVVTIYLPMIPELPIAMLACARIGAPHSVVFAGLSADALATRMDAADSEFLITCDGYYRRGDAFNQKSKADNARIDLEQDVRTVVVDRLGDDLPHVLGDGEWDYHELRDEFAGETVEPVSRDAEDMLFLMYTSGTTGEPKGVVHSTGGYLAHVAWTTHAVLDVKPDDTYWCAADIGWITGHSYIVYGPLALGTTTVMYEGTPDYPDRDRLWEIVDRNAVDIFYTAPTAIRAFMKWGSDYPARHDLSSLRLLGTVGEPISPRPWNWYREHIGGGDCPVVDTWWQTETGAVTVSTLPGIDEMKPGSAGPPLPGIDASVVDAQGEQVAPGEAGYLTIARPWPGMARTLYDNDERFVAEYWRRFSDPETDDWRYFSGDTARADDDGYITVLGRVDDVINVSGHRLGTMEIEGAIADVDGVAEAAVVGRSSQTEDTEIYAYVSTESGHESDATIRRAILESIESAIGPIARPAELIFTPELPKTRSGKIMRRLLEDVANGEELGDTSALRNPEIVGEIQAEIGDEGDFD from the coding sequence ATGGTCGAACGGAACGGGCCGGATCGAGACGCGTCCGCGCCGACCGGCTCTCCCCACAGCCCTCCCGACTCCTTCATCGAGCAGGCGAACGTCACGGATCCGACGCTTCACGAGTCGTTCGAGACGAACTGGCCCGACTGCTGGACGCGTGCGGCCGACCTCCTCTCGTGGGACGAGCCGTACGATACCGTCCTCGAGGCGGAGGACGCGCCCTTCTATCGCTGGTTCGCGGACGGTCGCCTCAACGCCTCGTACAACTGCCTGGATCGCCACCTCGAGTCGGGGCGCAAGAACCACGCCGCGATCCGCTGGGAGGGGAAACAGGGCGAGCGCCGGACCTACACCTATCGGGATCTCTACGTCGAAGTCAACGAACTCGCGGCGGCCCTGCGCGACCTCGGCGTCGCGGAAGACGACGTCGTGACGATCTACCTGCCGATGATTCCCGAGTTGCCGATCGCGATGTTGGCCTGTGCCCGGATCGGTGCACCCCACAGCGTCGTTTTCGCCGGCCTCTCTGCGGATGCGCTCGCAACGCGGATGGACGCCGCGGACAGCGAGTTTCTCATCACCTGCGACGGCTACTACCGACGAGGAGACGCCTTCAACCAGAAGAGCAAGGCCGACAACGCCCGCATCGACCTCGAGCAGGACGTCCGAACGGTCGTCGTCGACCGGCTCGGCGACGACCTCCCGCACGTCCTCGGGGACGGCGAGTGGGACTACCACGAGCTTCGCGACGAGTTCGCGGGCGAAACGGTCGAGCCGGTCTCGCGCGACGCGGAGGACATGCTGTTCTTAATGTACACCTCTGGGACGACCGGCGAGCCGAAGGGCGTCGTCCACTCGACGGGGGGCTACCTCGCTCACGTCGCGTGGACGACGCACGCCGTTCTCGACGTCAAACCCGACGACACCTACTGGTGTGCGGCCGACATCGGCTGGATCACGGGCCACTCCTACATCGTCTACGGGCCGCTCGCGCTGGGGACGACGACCGTGATGTACGAGGGGACGCCCGACTATCCCGACCGGGATCGGCTCTGGGAGATCGTCGATCGGAACGCCGTCGACATCTTCTACACCGCGCCGACGGCGATTCGCGCGTTCATGAAGTGGGGCTCGGACTACCCCGCGCGCCACGACCTCTCGTCGCTGCGCCTGCTCGGCACGGTCGGCGAGCCGATCAGTCCCCGGCCCTGGAACTGGTATCGCGAACACATCGGCGGCGGGGACTGTCCGGTCGTCGACACCTGGTGGCAGACGGAGACCGGTGCGGTGACCGTCTCGACGCTGCCGGGCATCGACGAGATGAAACCAGGCTCGGCGGGGCCGCCGCTGCCGGGGATCGACGCCAGCGTCGTCGACGCGCAGGGCGAGCAAGTCGCTCCCGGCGAGGCCGGCTATCTCACGATCGCGCGCCCGTGGCCGGGGATGGCGCGGACGCTGTACGACAACGACGAGCGGTTCGTCGCGGAGTACTGGCGACGCTTTTCCGATCCCGAAACCGACGACTGGCGCTACTTCAGCGGCGATACGGCTCGAGCCGACGACGACGGCTATATCACCGTCCTCGGCCGGGTCGACGACGTGATCAACGTCTCCGGCCACCGACTCGGGACGATGGAGATCGAGGGCGCGATCGCCGACGTCGACGGCGTCGCCGAAGCCGCCGTCGTCGGCCGCTCGAGCCAGACCGAGGACACCGAGATCTACGCGTACGTCAGCACCGAGAGCGGCCACGAGTCCGACGCGACGATTCGGCGGGCGATCCTCGAGAGCATCGAATCCGCGATCGGCCCGATCGCCCGCCCCGCGGAGTTGATCTTCACGCCGGAACTGCCCAAGACCCGCTCGGGCAAAATCATGCGCCGCCTGCTCGAGGACGTCGCTAACGGCGAGGAACTGGGTGATACCAGCGCGCTCCGCAATCCGGAAATCGTCGGCGAGATTCAGGCCGAGATCGGCGACGAGGGCGACTTCGACTGA
- a CDS encoding universal stress protein: protein MSLLVPFDGSKLATKALERAAAFGDLLDEELIVLTVIPDDAEYARDRGWITQGEPFDPDAIATGMQTRAEEVAPEATVRIERVSSDEPTATSTTNVVREIRRIAGEIEASVVFIGSENAGSVIAPQSSVGSPVANDHRYDVYVVREPGHEIDPEEMADIDSTQDDL from the coding sequence ATGTCACTGCTGGTTCCCTTCGACGGGTCGAAGTTAGCGACGAAAGCGCTCGAACGGGCCGCCGCCTTCGGCGACCTGCTCGACGAGGAACTCATCGTACTGACGGTCATTCCGGACGACGCCGAGTATGCGCGCGATCGCGGCTGGATCACGCAGGGCGAGCCGTTCGATCCGGACGCGATCGCGACGGGAATGCAGACCCGAGCCGAGGAGGTCGCGCCGGAGGCGACCGTCCGGATCGAGCGGGTCAGTTCCGACGAGCCCACTGCGACGTCGACGACGAACGTCGTCCGCGAGATCCGACGGATCGCCGGCGAGATCGAGGCTTCAGTCGTCTTCATCGGCTCCGAGAACGCGGGCTCGGTCATCGCGCCCCAGTCGAGCGTCGGGAGCCCGGTCGCGAACGACCACCGCTACGACGTCTACGTCGTTCGCGAACCCGGTCACGAGATCGATCCCGAGGAAATGGCCGATATCGATTCGACCCAGGACGATCTCTGA
- a CDS encoding universal stress protein has protein sequence MYDSILVATDGSEAAATAVDHAIALAERFDAPLYGIAVVDERTEYDTGIVDPEEATRQLRARAAGWLEELESTAAEAGVTVETAVRSGVPHEEILDDAADRDAGAIVLGSRGRSSFRGALLGSTVDRVVRIANRPVLVVGGGGEQVGDRSAGEPPHDADGSDV, from the coding sequence ATGTACGATTCCATTCTGGTCGCAACCGACGGGAGCGAGGCTGCGGCGACCGCGGTCGATCACGCGATCGCGCTCGCCGAGCGTTTCGACGCGCCGCTGTACGGGATCGCGGTCGTCGACGAGCGCACCGAATACGACACCGGTATCGTCGATCCCGAGGAGGCGACGCGACAGCTTCGAGCGCGCGCGGCTGGCTGGCTCGAGGAACTGGAGTCGACGGCGGCCGAGGCCGGCGTGACCGTCGAGACGGCCGTTCGGTCCGGCGTTCCCCACGAGGAGATCCTCGACGACGCGGCCGATCGGGACGCCGGGGCGATCGTTCTCGGTTCCCGCGGCCGCTCGTCGTTCAGGGGGGCGCTGCTCGGGAGCACCGTCGACAGAGTCGTCAGGATCGCGAATCGACCCGTGCTGGTCGTCGGTGGCGGCGGCGAGCAGGTCGGTGATCGGTCGGCCGGCGAACCGCCGCACGACGCCGACGGAAGCGACGTCTGA
- a CDS encoding HD domain-containing protein, protein MSQELGPRARELSKPYYENALPAHDLFHAARVRNVSIRLAADCERGVDRAVLSAAAWLHDIGRPRERTGAIDDHDEWAAAEAAELLETDGVTADRIDAITHCIRAHSIRASSPEPETLEAKLLFDADKLDAAGARGIVRMACIVGERSGSAGEKYAVIDDASVSGADSSDRPDITLLREWGQERLNELYTAPGRRLGDSRRQFMDDFFAQFESEIGVEGER, encoded by the coding sequence ATGTCGCAGGAATTGGGTCCGCGCGCTCGAGAGTTGTCGAAGCCCTATTACGAAAACGCCCTTCCGGCGCACGATCTGTTCCACGCTGCTCGAGTCAGAAACGTCTCGATTCGGTTAGCAGCGGACTGCGAGCGCGGGGTCGATAGAGCCGTCCTTTCCGCGGCGGCGTGGTTACACGATATCGGTCGCCCGCGGGAGAGAACGGGAGCGATCGACGATCACGACGAGTGGGCCGCGGCCGAAGCCGCGGAGCTTCTCGAGACGGACGGAGTGACGGCGGATCGAATCGACGCGATCACGCACTGCATTCGGGCGCACAGTATTCGGGCAAGTTCTCCGGAGCCGGAGACGCTCGAGGCCAAACTGCTCTTCGATGCGGACAAGTTAGACGCCGCTGGAGCCCGCGGTATCGTTCGAATGGCCTGTATCGTCGGCGAGCGGTCGGGCAGCGCCGGTGAAAAATACGCGGTCATCGACGATGCATCGGTGTCCGGAGCGGATTCGTCGGACCGTCCCGACATCACGCTCCTCCGGGAGTGGGGTCAAGAGCGCCTAAACGAGCTGTATACCGCGCCGGGGCGGCGTCTCGGCGACTCGCGACGACAGTTCATGGACGACTTCTTCGCACAGTTCGAGAGCGAAATCGGCGTCGAGGGAGAGCGATGA
- a CDS encoding TOBE domain-containing protein, which translates to MEKEFDPYLRIDDVAVDRSDVEMLRAIDDRGSLSGAADALERSYPRLQQRVVAIEEAIGPLVERTRGGADGGGSSLTPTARDLLARFDRLVAAYEGVARVDETVLRGTVVDRDGELATVETAAGEILAVVPADAATASVTIRSDAVSLHAPSDVPRADGTSVRNRFPGTVSWLEAGDAVARVGIGLESADGGDGGSDTELVALVTRRSVETLGLEPGRSIVASVKATAARGVGIEDRSREGTDD; encoded by the coding sequence ATGGAAAAGGAGTTCGACCCCTACCTGCGGATCGACGATGTCGCCGTCGATCGCAGTGACGTCGAGATGCTGCGCGCGATCGACGACCGCGGCTCGCTGTCGGGGGCGGCCGACGCTCTCGAGCGATCCTACCCCCGCCTCCAGCAGCGGGTGGTGGCGATCGAGGAGGCGATCGGCCCCCTGGTCGAGCGCACTCGCGGCGGAGCCGACGGCGGTGGCAGTTCGCTGACGCCGACGGCTCGGGATCTGCTGGCGCGGTTCGATCGACTGGTCGCGGCATACGAGGGCGTCGCCCGCGTCGACGAGACGGTTCTCAGGGGGACGGTCGTCGACCGCGACGGGGAACTCGCAACCGTCGAGACCGCTGCGGGGGAGATTCTGGCCGTCGTTCCGGCCGACGCCGCGACGGCGTCCGTGACGATCCGCTCCGACGCCGTGAGTCTCCACGCGCCAAGCGACGTGCCGCGAGCCGATGGGACGAGCGTTCGGAACCGGTTCCCGGGGACCGTCTCGTGGCTCGAGGCCGGGGACGCCGTCGCTCGGGTGGGAATCGGTCTCGAGAGTGCGGACGGTGGCGACGGCGGGAGCGACACCGAACTCGTCGCGCTGGTCACGCGGCGGAGCGTCGAGACGCTGGGACTCGAGCCCGGGCGGTCGATCGTGGCCTCGGTGAAGGCGACGGCGGCGCGCGGTGTCGGGATCGAAGATCGCTCACGGGAGGGGACCGACGACTGA
- a CDS encoding phosphate ABC transporter ATP-binding protein translates to MNLELEHVSYGVDDTDILDGVSLPLESGEIVTVIGPSGAGKTTLLRLAALFERPTDGVVRCDGMDPWSLSRDDRLEFRRRIGMVFQQASLFETSVARNVDIGRRVRRPWSQRVRGFGRRLADRWIRSRPTVDDRTLEALELVGLRDEWDRDAGSLSGGEAQRVSFARALAAGPDLLVLDEPTSDLDPRNTAILERAIERARGRGHGVLLATHDMHQAERISDRVAFLLEGELVEVGPPERIFDDPRDERTARFVDGDLLYDENELLA, encoded by the coding sequence ATGAATCTCGAGCTCGAGCACGTGTCCTACGGCGTCGACGACACGGACATTCTGGACGGCGTCTCGCTGCCCCTCGAGTCGGGCGAAATCGTGACGGTGATCGGCCCTTCGGGGGCCGGCAAGACGACGCTGTTGCGGCTGGCCGCACTGTTCGAGCGACCGACCGACGGCGTCGTCCGCTGCGACGGAATGGATCCGTGGTCGCTGTCGCGGGACGATCGACTCGAGTTCCGTCGGCGGATCGGCATGGTCTTCCAGCAGGCGAGCCTGTTCGAGACCTCGGTCGCGCGCAACGTCGATATCGGCCGGCGGGTTCGCCGGCCGTGGTCGCAGCGCGTTCGGGGATTCGGCCGACGGCTCGCGGACCGATGGATCCGGAGCCGGCCGACTGTCGACGACCGGACGCTCGAGGCCCTCGAACTCGTCGGACTCCGGGACGAGTGGGACCGGGACGCGGGCTCGCTCTCTGGTGGCGAGGCACAGCGGGTGTCCTTCGCCCGCGCACTCGCCGCGGGACCGGACCTGCTGGTGCTCGACGAGCCGACCTCTGATCTTGACCCGCGGAACACGGCTATCCTCGAGCGCGCGATCGAGCGCGCCCGGGGGCGCGGTCACGGCGTCTTGCTCGCGACCCACGACATGCACCAGGCCGAGCGGATCTCGGATCGCGTCGCCTTCCTGCTCGAGGGCGAACTGGTCGAAGTGGGCCCGCCCGAGCGGATCTTCGACGATCCCCGCGACGAGCGAACCGCGCGGTTCGTCGACGGAGACCTGTTGTACGATGAAAACGAACTTCTCGCGTGA
- a CDS encoding ABC transporter permease, protein MPFESLAEPNYLRSIIQVSLTVSLAAILLSTLLSLPIAFVVGFADFRGKRVITAIINTGMGFPSVVVGLLVLMALSNSGPLGALGLVYTPEAMIISQCVLAAPVITGVALSAIESVDDAVRDAAYGVGGTRTDVALITLKEARYGVVTGILAGFGRAISEVGSVLIVGGNIAYADGTSKTRTITTAITLETRRGEFETALVLGAVLLVLVLLVNGIVLRLGGR, encoded by the coding sequence ATGCCATTCGAGTCCCTCGCCGAACCGAACTATCTCCGGAGCATCATTCAGGTCTCGCTGACGGTCAGCCTGGCCGCCATCCTGTTGAGTACCCTTCTCAGTTTACCGATCGCCTTCGTCGTCGGCTTCGCGGACTTCCGCGGGAAGCGGGTGATCACGGCCATCATCAACACGGGAATGGGTTTTCCGAGCGTCGTCGTCGGATTGCTCGTCTTGATGGCCCTCTCGAACAGCGGCCCGCTCGGCGCGCTCGGGCTCGTTTACACGCCCGAAGCCATGATCATCTCTCAGTGCGTTCTCGCCGCACCGGTGATCACCGGTGTCGCCCTATCGGCCATCGAGAGCGTCGACGACGCCGTCCGGGACGCGGCCTACGGTGTCGGGGGGACCCGAACCGATGTCGCGCTGATCACCCTCAAGGAGGCGCGCTACGGCGTCGTGACCGGAATTCTCGCCGGCTTCGGCCGCGCGATCAGCGAGGTCGGCTCGGTTCTGATCGTCGGCGGCAACATCGCCTACGCCGACGGGACGTCGAAAACGCGGACGATCACGACCGCGATCACGCTCGAGACGCGCCGCGGCGAGTTCGAGACGGCGCTGGTACTCGGCGCGGTGTTGCTCGTCCTCGTCTTGCTCGTCAACGGGATCGTCCTGCGACTCGGAGGCCGATAA